A single window of Lacerta agilis isolate rLacAgi1 chromosome 12, rLacAgi1.pri, whole genome shotgun sequence DNA harbors:
- the MRPL32 gene encoding 39S ribosomal protein L32, mitochondrial: protein MAAAALLLLVFPSPLPRIQGFLRSCWSQLGCRSPPWAPALAIQGPAFLPEPIEENAESKETPSFLDSIFWMAAPKSRRTIEVNRCRRRNPRNLIKIKRNIDVCPECGNLKLKHILCGYCYAKVKRETVAIRKEIRAKEGGPHKAPPIETVVLYEGEKARAEDEGKRIIERTRKRPSWFTQD, encoded by the exons ATGGCGGCGgccgcgctgctgctgctggtgttccCGTCTCCTTTGCCTAGGATCCAAGGCTTCCTCCGAAGCTGCTGGTCCCAGCTCGGCTGCCGCAGCCCGCCTTGGG CTCCTGCTTTAGCAATTCAGGGTCCAGCTTTTTTGCCTGAACCTATAGAAGAGAATGCTGAAAGTAAGGAGACTCCAAGCTTTCTAGACAGCATATTTTGGATGGCAGCCCCAAAATCAAGACGGACCATTGAAGTAAATCGCTGCAGGCGAAGGAATCCTAGGAACCTTATAAAGATAAAG CGAAACATTGATGTCTGTCCTGAGTGTGGCAACCTGAAACTGAAGCATATTCTTTGTGGCTATTGTTATGCAAAGGTTAAACGGGAGACAGTTGCCATAAGGAAAGAAATACGGGCAAAGGAGGGAGGACCACATAAGGCTCCACCTATAGAGACTGTTGTACTGTACGAGGGAGAGAAAGCTAGAGCTGAAGATGAAGGCAAGCGGATCATAGAACGAACAAGGAAGCGCCCATCTTGGTTCACACAGGACTGA